The genomic stretch ATCTGGAAATGAAACGCATTTCAAATTGTTTTTTTGGGCTGGAAGGACCCGGGACGGGCTGACAGTCGTTCGGCGGGACTAAACGCCCGGCGGGTGCAGGGGCCGCAGGTGTCGACATTTGATCACGCTTTGGGTAATGGCCGAATGGCTTCAGGGGTGCGCCATGCCGTGGCGGCTGCGTTTTAATCTTGAAACTAAAATGATTTTGGGGTACCTGCCGGTTATTCTGATGATGCTGCTGATCACCCTGTTTGCCATCATCACCCTGAATGCCGCCCACCAGATCAACCGCAATTTGGTCGAAAGCGACATGGTCCTCGTAGAAACGGCGGACCGCATGCGTGACGCCCTACTGGCGCAGGAATCATACGGACGACGCTTTATCATCCTGGGAAGCCCCGAAATGCGCCTCCTTTTCTGGGAATGCAGCCGGGAATTCGCCGCCCTGCTGGCGCGCATCCGGGAGCTGCCCCGGGCACCGGCAGCCGCGCGGATCGCCGAACTGCAAGACCTCCACCAGCGCTTCAACACGGACTACGGCCGGTGGCTGGACGAGGACCACAGGCCGTCAGCCCAGGCCGCCCAGGCACTGGACGAGAAGATCAGCGGCACCCTGGACCGGCTCATGGCCTCCGTCGCAGGCATGGCGCTGGCGGTCAAGGAAAATCAGAGGATGCAGATGCTGACGGTCGGCCAGCTGAACCTCCGTGCGTTGCGGATCACGGTGCTGCTCTCCGGTCTGGGGCTGCTCATGGGCGTCGGGACCGCCATCCTGATCACCCGCAACATCGCCCGATCGATCCAACAGCTCAAAGCGGCCACCCGGGAGATCGCCCAGGGCCGCTTCGACCGCGTGCCGCGCCTGCAAAGCGGGGATGAACTGGCCGACCTGGCCAAAGCCTTCGCCCGCATGGCCCGACGGCTGGCGCGGTTGGAGGAGATCTACCGCGACGCAAGCCCCCTTACCCGCCTGCCGGGCGGCATCGCCATTGAAAACGTTCTCAAAAACCGTCTCGGCTCCGGCCAGCCGGTGGCCTTCTGCCTGATCGACCTGGACAACTTCAAGGCCTTCAACGACCGTTACGGGTATGCCAAGGGCAACGAGGTGATCCGCTTCACCGCCGCCACCATCCAGACGGCGCTGGCCCGACACGGCAACGCTGACGATTTTGTCGGGCACATCGGCGGCGACGATTTTGCCGTCATCTCCGCCCCTGAGCGCCATCGCGCGATCTGCCGGAGGGTCATCGCGGCCTTCGATGAGGGGATCATCGCGTTCTACGACCCCGAGGACCGCCGCCGGGGCATGATCCAGAGTCAAAACCGCCAGGGAGAGCCCCAGGAGTTTCCCATCATGACGGTTTCCATCGCGGCGGTCACCAACGAGCGCCGAATGGGAATCAACCCCATCCGACTCAGTGAAATCGCGGCCGAACTGAAACTCCACGCCAAGTCGCTGCCCGGAAGCCACCTGGTGGAAAACCGGAGAGGCGCCACACCATGCTGACAACACCCTGGTTCACCGCCGCGGGAGCGGCCAGACGGCTGCGGGTCTGTCTTTGCGGGCTATTGCTGGGATTTGCGGGATGCGCCCCGGCGCTGCAGGAGACCGTCCCCGCAGTGCTGCCGGCTGCCGACACCGCCACCCAAACCGTCGCCGAGAAAATTGCGGCAACCAGCCGCGCACTCGAACAAACCGCTGAACCGTCCCGTCAAGCGGAGCTGCTGCTCAGCCTGGCCCTGCTCCACACCCACCCCGACAACCCGGCCCCGGACCATGCCCGCGCGCTCTACTGTCTGCGCCGCTACGCCGTAATCGACCCCCAGGCCGGCAGCAGCGAGCCCATCCGCCGCCTGAGCGCCCTGCTCGCAGCGCTCACCGAAAAAACGGAGCAGGTGGCCCAACTGGCCGAAGAAAATCACCGCCTGGCGGCCGAGCGCCAGGCCCTGGAGGGCAAAGCCCAGGAGCTCGAGCGCAGCAACCGCAGCATGAAAGCGGTTATTGAAAAGCTCAAAAATCTCGACATCCGCCTGGAAAGGCGGCGCAACCGGCTGGAGTGAGGCCCCGGCCGGGCGTCAGATCCTTTCCAGACGCGCCACCGCCTCGATGTGAAAGGTGTGCGGGAACATGTCCAGTGGCTGGATTTCACGGACCGCA from Desulfobacteraceae bacterium encodes the following:
- a CDS encoding diguanylate cyclase, which gives rise to MITLWVMAEWLQGCAMPWRLRFNLETKMILGYLPVILMMLLITLFAIITLNAAHQINRNLVESDMVLVETADRMRDALLAQESYGRRFIILGSPEMRLLFWECSREFAALLARIRELPRAPAAARIAELQDLHQRFNTDYGRWLDEDHRPSAQAAQALDEKISGTLDRLMASVAGMALAVKENQRMQMLTVGQLNLRALRITVLLSGLGLLMGVGTAILITRNIARSIQQLKAATREIAQGRFDRVPRLQSGDELADLAKAFARMARRLARLEEIYRDASPLTRLPGGIAIENVLKNRLGSGQPVAFCLIDLDNFKAFNDRYGYAKGNEVIRFTAATIQTALARHGNADDFVGHIGGDDFAVISAPERHRAICRRVIAAFDEGIIAFYDPEDRRRGMIQSQNRQGEPQEFPIMTVSIAAVTNERRMGINPIRLSEIAAELKLHAKSLPGSHLVENRRGATPC